A section of the Pseudomonas sp. Q1-7 genome encodes:
- a CDS encoding TIGR04282 family arsenosugar biosynthesis glycosyltransferase, translating to MTLSISLHLLASAPQAGKLHPRLLPELGEEGVERLHRQLVARVLNLPPLGFSERIFWIEDGPDEALEALAEDNDWMVVGQPVGDLGERMRRIAALGLSENDAVVLIGQHCPMLDADYLSAACEALDQHQAVLGPTEDGRYVLLGLRRVDPRLFEAMPWGSDRVLALTCERLQELDWRHGLLPSLWVLDDPEHLPRLGRLGFKFGVA from the coding sequence ATGACGTTGAGCATCTCCCTGCATCTGCTTGCCAGTGCCCCGCAGGCCGGCAAGCTCCACCCCAGGCTGCTACCGGAGCTGGGGGAGGAAGGCGTGGAACGGTTGCACCGGCAACTGGTGGCACGGGTACTCAATCTTCCGCCACTGGGTTTCAGTGAGCGCATCTTCTGGATCGAGGATGGACCGGACGAGGCCCTGGAAGCCTTGGCCGAGGATAACGACTGGATGGTGGTGGGCCAGCCGGTCGGCGACCTGGGTGAGCGAATGCGGCGCATTGCCGCCCTGGGCCTTTCCGAGAACGATGCTGTGGTGCTCATCGGCCAGCATTGCCCGATGCTGGATGCCGATTACCTGTCAGCCGCTTGTGAGGCGCTGGACCAGCATCAGGCGGTGCTGGGGCCGACCGAAGACGGACGCTACGTGTTGCTCGGTCTGCGTCGCGTCGATCCACGGCTGTTCGAGGCCATGCCCTGGGGCAGCGACCGGGTGCTGGCCCTGACCTGCGAGCGCCTGCAGGAACTGGATTGGCGGCACGGGCTGCTGCCCTCGTTGTGGGTGCTGGACGACCCCGAACATCTACCGCGCCTGGGGCGGCTGGGGTTCAAGTTCGGAGTCGCCTGA
- the cheR gene encoding protein-glutamate O-methyltransferase CheR, whose product MSSGNVDFEQFRVFLEKSCGILLGSNKQYLVSSRLNKLMEQNGIKTLGELTQRIQGFSHGGLREQVIDAMTTNETLWFRDTYPFEVLKSRVLPELIKASPNQPLRIWSAASSSGQEPFSISMAIDEFEKINLGQLKAGARIVATDLSSSMLAACRSGEYDSLAMGRGLSQERLARYFDPKGPGRWAVKPAIRSRVEFRPLNLLDSYAALGKFDIVFCRNVLIYFSAEVKKDILTRIHATLKPGGYLFLGASEALNGLPDLYQMVQCSPGIIYKVK is encoded by the coding sequence GTGTCTTCAGGCAATGTGGATTTCGAGCAGTTCCGGGTTTTCCTGGAAAAGTCCTGCGGCATCCTGCTGGGCAGCAACAAGCAGTATCTGGTCTCCAGTCGGCTGAACAAGCTGATGGAGCAGAACGGCATCAAGACCCTGGGCGAACTGACGCAGCGCATCCAGGGTTTTTCCCATGGCGGCCTGCGCGAGCAGGTCATCGACGCCATGACCACCAACGAAACCCTCTGGTTTCGCGACACCTACCCCTTCGAAGTGTTGAAGAGCCGGGTGCTGCCCGAGCTGATCAAGGCCAGTCCGAACCAGCCGCTGCGAATCTGGTCGGCGGCCAGTTCCTCGGGGCAGGAACCGTTCTCCATCTCCATGGCGATCGACGAATTCGAGAAGATCAACCTCGGGCAACTGAAGGCCGGGGCGCGTATCGTCGCCACGGACCTGTCCTCCTCGATGCTGGCGGCCTGCCGTTCCGGCGAGTACGACAGCCTGGCCATGGGCCGCGGCCTGTCCCAGGAACGCCTGGCCCGCTACTTCGATCCCAAGGGGCCGGGGCGCTGGGCGGTGAAGCCGGCCATCCGCAGCCGCGTGGAGTTCCGCCCGCTGAACTTGCTGGACAGCTACGCCGCGCTGGGCAAGTTCGACATCGTCTTCTGCCGCAATGTGCTGATCTACTTCTCCGCCGAGGTGAAGAAGGACATCCTCACCCGCATCCATGCCACCCTGAAACCAGGCGGCTATCTGTTCCTCGGCGCGTCCGAGGCGCTCAATGGCCTGCCGGACCTCTACCAGATGGTCCAGTGCAGTCCGGGGATCATCTACAAGGTGAAATAA
- a CDS encoding MFS transporter, with amino-acid sequence MHRIWKSFRALYFATLLMLIGSGLLSTYLGLRLAADKVDGLWVGALMAANYFGLILGGKLGHRLIARVGHIRAYVACAGVVTAAVLGHGLISVLPAWLFMRMLVGLGMMCQYMVIESWLSEQADANQRGQVFAGYMVASYLGLVLGQLVLVLHPGLGPELLMLVAMCFALCLVPVALTRKLHPAPLHPAPLEPRFFIKRVPQSLSTVLVSGLVIGSFYGLAPLYATAQGLPIDQVGLFMGCCILAGLLVQWPLGWLSDRHDRALLIRITAALLALCALPLAIMPDAPLEVLFPVGFLVCLLQFSLYPLAVAFSNDHIEAERRVSLTAMLLITFGVGASIGPLLTGALMKQLGPNMLYAFVCFCAVVLVLRVRPAAVTGLHRVDEAPLHHVPTPDNMISSPLVAALDPRVDEQAVLDQMQSGDTPPSPPPSGEDMQERPQPSN; translated from the coding sequence ATGCATCGGATCTGGAAGTCGTTTCGCGCACTGTATTTCGCCACCCTGTTGATGTTGATCGGCTCCGGCCTGCTCAGTACCTACCTCGGTCTGCGCCTGGCGGCGGACAAGGTGGACGGGCTCTGGGTCGGCGCCTTGATGGCGGCCAACTATTTCGGCCTGATCCTCGGCGGCAAGCTGGGCCACCGGCTGATCGCCCGGGTCGGGCATATCCGTGCCTACGTGGCCTGTGCCGGGGTCGTGACGGCGGCCGTACTCGGACACGGCCTGATCAGCGTCCTGCCAGCCTGGCTGTTCATGCGGATGCTGGTGGGCCTGGGGATGATGTGCCAGTACATGGTGATCGAAAGCTGGCTCAGCGAGCAGGCCGACGCGAACCAGCGTGGCCAGGTGTTCGCTGGCTACATGGTGGCCTCCTACCTGGGCCTGGTACTGGGGCAACTGGTACTGGTCCTGCACCCGGGGCTCGGTCCGGAGCTGCTGATGCTGGTGGCCATGTGCTTTGCCCTGTGCCTGGTGCCGGTGGCGCTGACGCGCAAGTTGCACCCGGCCCCCCTGCATCCGGCGCCGCTGGAGCCGCGCTTCTTCATCAAACGGGTGCCACAGTCGCTGAGCACAGTGCTGGTGTCCGGCCTGGTAATCGGCTCCTTCTATGGCCTGGCGCCGCTCTACGCTACCGCCCAGGGGCTGCCTATCGACCAGGTGGGTCTGTTCATGGGCTGCTGCATCCTCGCTGGCCTGCTCGTGCAGTGGCCGCTGGGCTGGCTGTCGGACCGTCACGACCGGGCATTGCTGATCCGTATCACGGCGGCCCTGCTCGCGCTGTGCGCCTTGCCCCTGGCGATCATGCCGGACGCGCCGCTGGAGGTGCTGTTCCCGGTGGGCTTCCTGGTCTGCCTGCTGCAGTTCAGCCTGTACCCGCTGGCGGTGGCCTTTTCCAATGACCATATAGAAGCCGAGCGGCGCGTCTCGCTTACCGCCATGTTGCTGATCACCTTCGGCGTGGGGGCGAGCATCGGCCCCTTGCTGACGGGCGCCCTGATGAAGCAGTTGGGGCCGAACATGCTGTACGCGTTCGTCTGTTTCTGCGCGGTGGTGCTGGTGTTGCGGGTGCGGCCGGCAGCGGTTACCGGTCTGCACCGGGTCGACGAGGCGCCCCTGCACCATGTGCCGACCCCGGACAACATGATCAGTTCGCCCCTGGTGGCGGCGCTGGACCCGCGCGTCGACGAGCAGGCGGTGCTCGACCAGATGCAGAGTGGCGATACCCCACCATCGCCCCCGCCGTCGGGCGAGGACATGCAGGAGCGACCGCAGCCGAGCAACTAG
- a CDS encoding fimbrial protein, with product MIRQVPAARFLPLYLLALSSGAQAALDDVCWPTSTSPLVIKFPDRLVIPPTAKAGDELASTEISSTIECNNKWYPTGRRAEIFKDKNNPSRTSDSIYLDTTVSGIGLHWTLETPNESGAFVMSGSSLNSTTPRPTVSFPYLGGQKTYWIRQVFKLVKTRNIGQDRIISFPDFKVSVEPDSFVGGLYRKPLFSYSFSPVQIETAACNLTKSSINVPMDRVQASQFHAPGSTSRQVPFSLSLECDQGASMKLNLDATHQVAGWEGTISLTSSSTAAGVGIQILDAADNTPIPLGKPRDMGVTHSGVNAIGLAARYIQTGNRVSPGTANGALTFSLSYN from the coding sequence ATGATCAGACAGGTACCCGCTGCAAGGTTTCTCCCGCTCTACCTGCTCGCTCTTTCAAGCGGCGCCCAGGCGGCGCTGGACGACGTCTGCTGGCCCACAAGCACGTCACCGCTGGTCATCAAGTTTCCAGACAGACTCGTTATTCCGCCCACTGCCAAAGCAGGCGACGAACTGGCCAGTACGGAAATATCGAGCACCATAGAGTGCAACAACAAGTGGTATCCGACCGGCAGAAGGGCCGAGATTTTCAAAGACAAGAACAACCCGAGCAGGACGTCCGATAGCATCTATCTGGACACGACGGTCTCTGGGATTGGCCTCCACTGGACGCTGGAGACTCCAAATGAGTCGGGGGCCTTCGTGATGAGCGGAAGCAGCCTGAACAGCACCACGCCGCGTCCGACGGTTTCGTTTCCTTACCTGGGAGGCCAGAAGACCTATTGGATCAGGCAGGTGTTCAAACTGGTCAAGACCCGCAACATTGGTCAGGACCGTATCATCAGCTTTCCCGACTTCAAGGTCTCGGTCGAACCCGACTCGTTCGTGGGCGGGCTCTACCGGAAACCCTTGTTTTCTTATTCGTTCTCCCCGGTCCAGATTGAGACGGCAGCCTGCAACCTGACGAAAAGCAGCATCAACGTGCCCATGGACCGCGTCCAGGCAAGCCAGTTCCACGCTCCGGGCAGTACCTCGCGGCAGGTCCCCTTCTCCCTCAGCCTGGAGTGCGACCAGGGTGCTTCGATGAAGCTGAACCTGGATGCCACCCACCAAGTCGCTGGCTGGGAAGGCACCATTTCGCTGACGTCGTCTTCCACTGCGGCGGGTGTGGGCATCCAGATTCTCGATGCGGCGGACAACACCCCGATCCCGCTGGGGAAACCCCGTGACATGGGCGTGACTCACAGTGGCGTCAATGCAATCGGCTTGGCAGCGCGTTATATCCAGACAGGAAATCGGGTGTCACCGGGCACGGCTAACGGCGCCCTCACCTTCAGCCTGTCGTACAACTGA
- a CDS encoding flagella synthesis protein FlgN, translated as MHDTNLLQLFTDDIGHAQRLLELMDEEFQALGERDLARLEKLLAEKQPLLAQLDQHGRQRSQLLASLQLSADRAGLQQLAERSSLGQALLDHGDELSQLLERCKALNERNGRLIRANRASVGSMLGILRGGDTPSLYDSRGAAARIGQQRPLSQA; from the coding sequence ATGCACGACACCAACCTGCTTCAGCTGTTCACTGACGATATCGGCCACGCCCAGCGTTTGCTTGAGCTGATGGACGAAGAATTCCAGGCCCTGGGCGAGCGCGACCTCGCCCGCCTCGAAAAACTGCTCGCCGAGAAACAGCCCCTCCTCGCCCAACTCGACCAGCATGGCCGCCAGCGCAGCCAGTTGCTGGCCAGCCTGCAGCTCAGCGCCGACCGCGCAGGCCTGCAACAGCTCGCCGAGCGCTCCTCACTGGGCCAGGCGCTGCTCGATCACGGCGATGAACTCAGCCAGTTGCTGGAACGCTGCAAGGCGCTCAACGAGCGCAACGGCCGCCTGATCCGCGCCAACCGGGCATCGGTCGGCAGCATGCTCGGCATCCTGCGTGGCGGCGACACGCCCAGCCTCTATGACAGCCGGGGTGCGGCCGCTAGAATCGGCCAGCAGCGCCCGCTCAGCCAGGCCTGA
- a CDS encoding flagellar brake protein, giving the protein MPLLFAQSAFAFGETWTVSNPFHEENGPQPPKVLKAPVEILANLRLLQQHHDPLIITFHDRNQRFQSYLVEVDRDRGLIALDEMIPNDGERFLKNGETFRVESFHEGVRIAWDVQQPASVGEFEGDRCYWCALPEEVTYHQRRNAFRATLKQSQLVPVELDGDRMSSPIKGVMLDISATGCKLRFDGDLNGRLQPGQVYERFSARMPIGPITTPVELRHLHFDEKLGVSFVGIRFHKMSGLVQRNVERFVYQLQREARRFEKDELF; this is encoded by the coding sequence ATGCCACTACTCTTTGCGCAGTCCGCTTTTGCGTTTGGAGAGACCTGGACCGTGTCCAACCCATTCCACGAAGAGAACGGCCCACAACCCCCCAAGGTGCTCAAGGCGCCGGTGGAAATCCTGGCCAACCTTCGTCTGCTGCAGCAACACCATGATCCGCTGATCATCACCTTCCACGACCGTAACCAGCGCTTCCAGAGCTACCTGGTGGAAGTAGACCGCGACCGCGGCCTGATCGCCCTGGATGAAATGATCCCGAACGACGGCGAACGCTTCCTGAAGAACGGCGAAACCTTCCGTGTCGAAAGCTTCCACGAAGGCGTGCGGATCGCCTGGGATGTCCAGCAGCCGGCCAGCGTCGGCGAGTTCGAGGGGGACCGCTGCTACTGGTGCGCCCTGCCCGAGGAAGTGACCTATCACCAGCGCCGCAACGCCTTCCGCGCCACCCTCAAGCAGAGTCAGTTGGTTCCCGTGGAGCTGGACGGCGACAGGATGTCGTCGCCGATCAAGGGCGTGATGCTGGATATCTCCGCGACCGGCTGCAAACTGCGCTTCGACGGCGACCTGAACGGCCGCCTGCAACCTGGCCAGGTCTATGAGCGCTTCAGCGCCAGGATGCCCATCGGCCCCATCACCACCCCCGTCGAACTGCGCCACCTGCATTTCGATGAAAAGCTCGGCGTGAGCTTCGTCGGCATTCGCTTCCACAAGATGAGCGGGCTGGTGCAGCGCAACGTCGAACGCTTCGTCTACCAGTTGCAGCGGGAAGCCCGGCGTTTCGAGAAAGACGAACTGTTCTAG
- a CDS encoding chemotaxis protein CheV translates to MAGVLDSVNQRTQLVGQNRLELLLFRLDGSQLYGINVFKVKEVLQCPRLTLMPKSSPVVRGVANIRGGTIPILDLSMATGRRGLDDLKNSFVIITEYNTKVQGFLVRSVERIVNMNWEEIHPPPKGTGREHYLTAVTRVDKQLVEIIDVEKILAEVAPTSEVVSEGVVDIETQSKAVSKRVLIVDDSSVARKQVMRCLETVGVEVKALNDGRQAYDYLRGMVEEGKAPEQELLMIVSDIEMPEMDGYTLTAEIRNDPRMQKLHILLHTSLSGVFNQAMVKKVGADDFLAKFKPDDLAARVVERIKVTDGG, encoded by the coding sequence ATGGCCGGTGTTTTGGATTCGGTTAACCAGCGTACCCAACTGGTCGGGCAGAACCGCCTGGAGCTGCTGTTGTTCCGTCTCGATGGATCGCAGCTCTACGGGATCAACGTGTTCAAGGTGAAGGAGGTGCTGCAGTGCCCCCGTCTCACCCTGATGCCCAAGTCCAGCCCGGTGGTACGCGGGGTCGCCAATATCCGTGGGGGTACCATTCCGATTCTCGACCTGTCCATGGCGACTGGGCGCAGAGGCCTGGATGACCTGAAGAACAGCTTCGTCATCATTACGGAATACAACACCAAGGTGCAGGGTTTCCTGGTGCGCTCGGTGGAGCGCATCGTCAACATGAACTGGGAGGAGATCCATCCGCCACCCAAGGGAACCGGCCGCGAGCATTACCTGACGGCCGTGACCCGGGTCGACAAGCAACTGGTGGAAATCATCGATGTCGAGAAGATTCTCGCCGAAGTGGCGCCGACCTCCGAGGTGGTGTCCGAAGGCGTTGTCGATATCGAGACCCAGAGCAAGGCGGTCAGCAAGCGGGTCCTGATCGTCGACGACTCCTCGGTGGCGCGCAAACAGGTGATGCGCTGCCTGGAAACCGTCGGTGTGGAGGTCAAGGCCCTCAACGATGGGCGCCAGGCCTACGACTACCTGCGCGGAATGGTGGAGGAGGGCAAGGCGCCGGAGCAGGAACTGCTGATGATCGTTTCCGACATCGAGATGCCGGAGATGGACGGCTACACGCTGACGGCGGAAATCCGCAACGATCCACGCATGCAGAAGCTGCATATCCTCCTGCATACTTCGCTTTCCGGTGTGTTCAACCAGGCGATGGTGAAAAAGGTGGGGGCGGATGACTTCCTTGCCAAGTTCAAGCCGGACGACCTCGCGGCACGGGTCGTGGAACGCATCAAGGTAACGGACGGGGGCTGA
- a CDS encoding organic hydroperoxide resistance protein, whose product MPIEKALYTAHAEAYGGREGRAVSSDGILDVKLTTPKELGGAGGDGTNPEQLFAAGYSACFLGAIKFVAGKEKITLSEDTSIEGAVGIGTLPTGFGIEVELKISLPGLDKQAARDLVDKAHIVCPYSNATRGNINVTLTLV is encoded by the coding sequence ATGCCCATCGAAAAAGCCCTATACACCGCCCACGCCGAAGCCTACGGCGGCCGCGAAGGCCGCGCCGTATCGTCCGACGGCATACTCGACGTGAAGCTGACCACACCCAAGGAGCTGGGCGGTGCGGGCGGCGACGGCACCAATCCCGAGCAATTGTTCGCCGCCGGCTACTCGGCCTGCTTCCTCGGCGCCATCAAGTTCGTCGCCGGCAAGGAGAAGATCACCCTGAGCGAGGACACCTCTATAGAAGGCGCGGTGGGCATCGGCACCCTGCCCACGGGCTTCGGCATCGAGGTGGAGCTGAAGATATCCCTGCCCGGGCTGGACAAGCAGGCGGCCAGGGATCTGGTGGACAAAGCCCACATCGTCTGCCCCTACTCCAACGCCACGCGCGGCAATATCAACGTGACCCTGACCCTGGTATAG
- the flgA gene encoding flagellar basal body P-ring formation chaperone FlgA, with amino-acid sequence MNTKTTLFRHLMAKRRKSFAAVLPALCCLGYSPMSSAALTSPEVLIGTAEGFLEYAVEEYLQRSSIQGRSEIEVNRLDPRLRLAACDEDLTSRLESPAQPLGRVTVRIRCDGSSPWTVFVPAQVKLYREVVVVTRPLRRGAPIAPQDVTVAERDVGLLNQGFLSDPAQTIGQKTTRTLLPDQVLAPLHLQQAEVVSKGDQVVISAANSAISVRVPGEALANGAPGEQIRVRNLSSGRVVKARVKAPGQVQVDM; translated from the coding sequence ATGAACACCAAGACGACGCTTTTCCGACACCTGATGGCAAAACGCCGCAAATCGTTTGCGGCTGTTTTACCCGCTTTGTGCTGTCTCGGCTACAGCCCGATGTCGAGTGCCGCTCTGACGTCGCCTGAAGTGCTTATCGGCACAGCCGAAGGCTTTCTTGAGTACGCCGTCGAAGAATATCTGCAGCGCAGCAGCATTCAGGGGCGCAGCGAGATCGAGGTCAATCGCCTTGATCCGCGCCTGCGCCTGGCAGCGTGCGACGAAGATTTGACGTCCAGGCTGGAAAGCCCCGCGCAGCCGCTAGGGCGCGTCACGGTACGGATTCGCTGCGACGGAAGTTCGCCCTGGACTGTGTTCGTTCCGGCCCAGGTGAAGCTCTACCGGGAGGTGGTGGTCGTGACACGGCCGTTGCGCCGTGGAGCACCCATCGCCCCCCAGGACGTGACCGTTGCCGAGCGCGACGTGGGCTTGCTCAACCAGGGATTTCTCAGCGACCCGGCGCAGACCATCGGCCAGAAGACCACACGCACCCTGCTGCCCGACCAGGTATTGGCTCCCCTGCACCTGCAGCAGGCCGAAGTGGTGAGCAAGGGCGACCAGGTGGTGATCAGTGCCGCGAACTCGGCCATCAGCGTGCGCGTGCCGGGCGAGGCCCTGGCCAATGGCGCGCCCGGCGAGCAGATCCGGGTCCGCAACCTGAGTTCCGGACGGGTGGTGAAGGCCCGGGTCAAGGCGCCAGGCCAGGTCCAGGTGGACATGTAG
- the flgM gene encoding flagellar biosynthesis anti-sigma factor FlgM, translating to MVIDFNRLNNGPTPSGSGRTGNTEAGRNETVTSGQAVSSQNTGEQAPAAKSGESVQLSSEAQVLQKAGEKLRDLPVVDKERVEKLKQAIADGSYQVDSKRVASKLLNFESQR from the coding sequence ATGGTTATCGACTTCAACCGGCTCAATAACGGCCCCACGCCCAGCGGTTCGGGGCGTACCGGCAACACCGAGGCCGGCAGGAACGAAACCGTCACCAGCGGCCAGGCCGTCTCGTCCCAGAACACCGGCGAGCAGGCTCCGGCTGCCAAGAGCGGCGAATCCGTGCAACTGAGCAGCGAAGCTCAGGTGCTGCAGAAAGCCGGCGAAAAACTGCGCGACCTGCCCGTGGTGGACAAGGAGCGCGTCGAAAAGCTCAAGCAGGCCATAGCCGACGGCTCTTACCAGGTCGACAGCAAACGCGTGGCCAGTAAGCTGCTGAACTTCGAATCCCAGCGCTAG